The following proteins are co-located in the Lagenorhynchus albirostris chromosome 2, mLagAlb1.1, whole genome shotgun sequence genome:
- the LOC132515789 gene encoding reactive oxygen species modulator 1-like produces MLVALSPYAQFQPSCFHLVKMGFVMGCTAGMVAGALFSIFSCLRIGIRGRGLMGGVRKTMMQSGGTFGTFMAIGMDI; encoded by the coding sequence ATGCTGGTGGCCTTGAGTCCCTACGCACAGTTCCAGCCAAGCTGCTTCCACCTCGTGAAGATGGGTTTTGTGATGGGTTGCACCGCGGGCATGGTGGCGGGGGCGCTCTTCAGCATCTTTTCCTGTCTCAGGATTGGAATACGGGGTCGGGGTCTGATGGGCGGTGTCAGGAAAACCATGATGCAGAGCGGCGGCACCTTTGGCACATTCATGGCCATCGGGATGGACATCTGA